Below is a genomic region from Actinoallomurus bryophytorum.
AGCTCGACCTGCCGCGCTCCAGCACCTACCACCTCCTCACCGCGATGTCCGAGGAGGGCTTCGTGACGTACCTGCCCGAGGACCGGCTGTGGGGCCTCGGCGTGACGGCCTTCGAGATCGGCTCGGCCTATCTGCGACAGGGGCCGCTCGAACGCCTGGCCCGGCCGCTGCTCGTACGCCTGGTCGACCGGCTCGGTGAGATCGTCCAGCTCGGCGTGCTGCACGGGCCCGAGACGCTCTACCTGCTGAAGGAACAGCCGAGACACCACGCCACTCTGGTCACCGACGTCGGCGTGCGCATGCCCGCATACCTCACCGCCAGCGGCCGCGCGATGCTCGCATACCTACCGGCCGCCCAGGTCAGGGCGCTGATCCCGGGTGGTGACCTCCTCAACCGCACCGGCGCGGGGCCCCGCTCACTGCGGGAGCTGCGCCGCCTGCTCGCCGAGGACGCCCGCCGCGGGTGGGCGGTCGAGGACGGGCACGTGACCGAGGGGTTCGCGAGCATCGCGGCGTGCAGCTTCGACCACGTCGGCCGGCCGGCGGCCGCGATCACGGTGACGTTCCGGCGAGACTCCCGCGCCGAGGCCGAATGGCCCGCCATCGCGACCTGCGCCCGCGAGGCGTCCGCCGAACTCACCCGCCGCCTGTCCGGCCACGCCCCCACCCGATAAGAAAGGATCCCCACCGAGCCGTGACCGAAGCGGGGATCCATCTTGGGAGAGAAGTCAGGCGTCCGTCTCGGACTCCAAGGACGTGACCTCTACACAGTCTCCTTGAGTCCCGCTTCGGGAGCTCTTAACCCATCCGGACTCCGCCACTAAAATGCCTCCATTGCCTTTTCGATCATTGCTCGAGAGGGTTCTGTCGGCAGGGCCACTTGGCCGATGCGGTCGTAGCGCACTCCATATGACCGTACCTCGGTCGTTGAGGGTACCAGCCTGCCACCTCCCGGAGAGTCGGTGTAGGCGACGTCCCCGATCTCACCGGAGATGATGGAAAAGCTCCCGTCGAGCCCAGCATGCGCACCAGTGACCTTGGGGATCACGCGTATCCCGATGTTCTCTCGCTGAGACATCTCAAGGAGATGCGCCAGTTGCTTGCGCATCACCACTCGGCCCCCCACGGGCCACTCCAGAACGTTCTCTGTGATCAAGGCCCACAACAGCGGAGATGGAGCGTCATCCAGGATGACCTGCCTCCTCATCCTTTCCTCCATCCGTTCCTGCGGGTCGGACGCCCCTCCTGCCTTGATCAGAGCCAATGCGTAATCGGCGACCTGGAGTAACCCCGGGACGGCCAGGGCCTGGAACGTCTTAATCGTCTTGGCCTTCTTCTCCAGGTCGACGAACTGTTTGAACCAGTTCGGGTCGTGGCCGCGCTGGGCGAACCGGAGGAGGCGCTGGAAGTGCCCGCCGGTCGCGAAGTGGCGGTCGAGCGCCTTCGCCTCCTTGTCGGTGATCCGTCTCCGGCCCGCCTCACAGTTGGAAAGGTTCGTGGAACTGCGACCGATGATCTTTCCCATCGCCGTCTGCGGCAAACCGTACTTTTCTCTGTAGAAGCGCAGGTCATAAGCGAGCCACGCCCACAGCGAGGAGTCAGGGTCCACCGCTTGGTGCTGAGCCATGTCTTCTCTCCTGACTTTCCAACGTTTCCGGAATGCTTCCGGCGGCATTGCGAACGGTCCAGACTTTCTTGCAGCGCCAAAGGAGTTCAACGAATCGGAGACGGACGCAGGGCCTCGAAATGGGCCCGCCGCGTTCCGGCAGAAGGAATCGGGGGCGGGATGGATGAACCAGGGATAGCACAACTCCGTGACTATCGCCTACCGTTACCACCGCACGCGATAGCGTCCCGCCAGGCCCACAAAGTGCTGGAATGGGCACTTTTAGGGTGGCAGGTCCGCGACTCCCCTGCCGACGACGCTCACATTGTCCTGGGCGAGCTGGTGACCAATGCCCTGACGCACTCCATGGACGTATTCACGCTGGCACTGCGTCTCCACGGAGATCAGATACTCATCGAGGT
It encodes:
- a CDS encoding DUF397 domain-containing protein, whose product is MAESGWVKSSRSGTQGDCVEVTSLESETDA
- a CDS encoding helix-turn-helix domain-containing protein, with the protein product MAQHQAVDPDSSLWAWLAYDLRFYREKYGLPQTAMGKIIGRSSTNLSNCEAGRRRITDKEAKALDRHFATGGHFQRLLRFAQRGHDPNWFKQFVDLEKKAKTIKTFQALAVPGLLQVADYALALIKAGGASDPQERMEERMRRQVILDDAPSPLLWALITENVLEWPVGGRVVMRKQLAHLLEMSQRENIGIRVIPKVTGAHAGLDGSFSIISGEIGDVAYTDSPGGGRLVPSTTEVRSYGVRYDRIGQVALPTEPSRAMIEKAMEAF
- a CDS encoding IclR family transcriptional regulator, yielding MSGEQVPAARRVLAVLRLLASSARPLAASTIARELDLPRSSTYHLLTAMSEEGFVTYLPEDRLWGLGVTAFEIGSAYLRQGPLERLARPLLVRLVDRLGEIVQLGVLHGPETLYLLKEQPRHHATLVTDVGVRMPAYLTASGRAMLAYLPAAQVRALIPGGDLLNRTGAGPRSLRELRRLLAEDARRGWAVEDGHVTEGFASIAACSFDHVGRPAAAITVTFRRDSRAEAEWPAIATCAREASAELTRRLSGHAPTR
- a CDS encoding ATP-binding protein, yielding MDEPGIAQLRDYRLPLPPHAIASRQAHKVLEWALLGWQVRDSPADDAHIVLGELVTNALTHSMDVFTLALRLHGDQILIEVRDCADATPEVMRPDDLAVNGRGMFLVDALSKEWGIRPERGGGKTVWARISR